The sequence below is a genomic window from Hemiscyllium ocellatum isolate sHemOce1 chromosome 27 unlocalized genomic scaffold, sHemOce1.pat.X.cur. SUPER_27_unloc_20, whole genome shotgun sequence.
taatacattctctgagctgaaatgtcactttCAAATTACATTGAGAACGTTCCTTATAAgtcattctgggatttacatagtaatgaactgaaacctgcaacccattctaaaagatgaaagacttgatagcaatctagatttgttccattcagttgtatgacactgtaattttTTAGTTCAAATTCTATgtcatgatcctgctccacaactacctgatgaaggaacagcactctgaaagctagtccttccaaataatatCAGATTATATTCCAATACCTTTgtctgatttttacctttgtttctcatgaacacagcccacacgTTCTCCCGCAGGcagtaacctttacaatgctgatgaaatgatGCAGTACCTGCagagatgaaaaacttaacagttttaattttaattctgtgtcttatgatcctgctccacagctacccgatgaaggagcggtgccccaaaagctaatacttccaaataaacctgttggactgtaacctggtgttgtgagacttttaatctttgtttcgagcccacacctcccactgctgccagtaaaccttacaatGCTGGTGAAACAATGAATCcgcactcctgaaaaatttacaatttctcaCAATTCTGCCACTCATTCACTTCTGATCCAggacattggaaacttagtgctggAGGTTGAAAGAAATTAGCAGCTTTAAAGCAAAAAGCAGCTTTCAATGAGTGTCTGAGTCAGACGGTGAATTCCGGTAACGTTTATTGCAACCCTGCTTCATTACAGTTTCAATTTTTCCCAGAAAAAAAAGTGCACGAAAAGTAgcgttttttaaaataaaaagctcaaggtcaaagtgcacacactccccatcccccacttactttactattggtcagcaccaaATTATCCCTTTGGAACTGGATCCCTGGTACAGCCTTcacctggaggaagtattgcctcactcagcagttTCAGCCTACACCCTGTATACAAGTTAGTTTCTCCAGCTCATATACAGGAGGGGGATgcaatcaagagtcaaccacactgctgtggctctggagtcaggggtaggccagaccaggtaaaggacgCAGCTGGAATAACCGAGTGATTCCTTTCCTGCAAAGGTAGCTTCATTCTctaaaaaaggacatgagtgaataagGTGGGGTTTTTCTTCCCCTGAAAATGGTTTCATCAtttgattctgaactccagatttcaaTTGCGCCATCTAccacggtgggattcaaacctgggagaCCCCAGAACGGGGTTGATAGTCTAGTCAAAAATGGTACTTATCTGTCACTCCTTCAATTTCCCTgtgatggcacgtgaactcgttGATGTCTCTGGAGGtcggaggagcaggtgaagcccttcctgcacttggagcaggtgaatggcctctccccagtgtggatccgctggtgggtcagcaggtgggaagagttggtaaatcccttcccacactcggggcaggtgaatggcctctcccctgtgtggacccgcttaTGCTGCCGCAAATTGCTCATATGATTGAATCCTTTCCcgcacacagagcaggtgaatggcctttcccctgtgtggatccgctggtggttcagcaagctggaagaatcaatgaatcccttcccacactcggggcaggggaacggcctctcccccgtgtggacccgctcgTGCTTCCTCAAGTTGCTCACACGACGGaaagccttcccgcactctgagcaaccgaacggcctctccccagtgtggacccgatggTGGGTCAGCAGTGCAGATGAATGCGTGAACCCCTTCCTGCACACCAAGCAGGTGAAGGGCTTCTCTcccgtgtggacccactggtgcgcCCGCAGGTTGGAAGAAtttgtgaatcccttcccacacactgagcagatgAACGGCTTCTCCCCGCTGTGAACACGTCTGTGAATTTCCAGCACTGAGGGGGaagggaatcctttcccacagtccccacatttccacggtttccccaTGGGGAGAGTATTCCTTGTGTCACCTGGGTTTGAAATTACAAACAGAACTGGTACACAGTCTGTCCCCACCGTGAGGGGTGTGATTTTGATTCCCCCAAGCTGAGGAAATGGTTTGAAGCACTTTTTCCACAGTCAGCccactgaatctccctcactcgggtgtcttagtattcttcctgccacactaGTGTCCTGCAAAAATAAACTCACAAAATAAGTGATCACGGTcagtacagttaaataaagatacaTTGATGGCGATTCCTGTAGATTTCCAGGTGCCTGCTGATCACATTATCCAGGTCACAGAAACCTGAAAACCCTCATGCAGCCAGATAGCCTTAAGtgtgtatggaggaaaacttcaCTCAGGGGACAATGACCTAGAACAAGCTGCCGACAAAGGTGCTGGATCAAGATATGAAAATAAAATGCCAAGACTGCTTGCAGAAAGAAAGCCAGTGAAGTTGCTGAATgagtaaggtgggggatgggtcCCAGGgaaacagtgaggaaagagactaACCCGAGAAtcgtacagttgggaaagggagtgaatcaaacagtcagggcaggaaggaatAATGCAGAGAACAATGTAGGACTGAAGTTATACTGCATTTACGTCAaagcaagagacctaacagggaaggcagatgaaatcaGGGTTTATggtcagaaacatgggactgggacatcatagcaactacagaaatgaggctcagggatggacagctcaatgttccaggatacaaatgccataGGAAagatacggggggggggggggggggggggggagagaggggggtgaaagagaggtggggagtggtgttttgataagggatagtattgagggaggatattcctgggaatacatccaggggagttatttgggtggaactgagaaataagaaagggatgatcaccttatgggATTGTAATATAAACCTCtaataatcagcaggaaattgagaaacaaagtttaaggagatttcagttatctgtaagaatactaggatggttatggtaggggattttaactttccaaacattgactaggACTGCCAGCGTTCAGGGTTTAGatcaagaggaatttgttaagcacggacaagacaattttctgaggcagtatgtggatgttcctactagagaagttgcaaaacctgacctacttttgggaaataaggcagggcaggtgactgacatGTCAGTGCTGGACCACTTTGGGAAAGGGACAGACCGGATCTCAAAGTAAATTGGAGGGaggttaattttgatggtattgggcaaaaactttcaaaagttgattgggaggcagatgttcacaggtaaagggaaggctggaaaatgtgaagccttcaaatatgagataataagagtccagagacagtatgttcctgttagggtgaaagaaaaggctggtaggtgtagggaatgctggatgactagagaaattgagttgGCTAACaacaagaaggaagcatatgacaagTATGGACAGGAcaaattgaatgaatccttagaacagtataaaggcGGTAGgggtatgcttaagagggaaatcaggagggcaagaaggggacatgagatagctttggcaaatagggttaaggagaattagaagggtttttataaattaaggacaaaagggtaattgggagagaatacagcccctcaaagatcaacaagggcagcctatgtgtggagccggaGTAGATGAggaaaatactaaatgagtatcagtgtttactgtgaaggaggacatggaagatatagaatgtggggacatagatggtgacgtcttgaaaaatgtccacattacagaggaggtagagctggatgtcttgaaacacaaaagtagataaatccccagaagctaggcaagtgactcttgggccccttgctgagatatttgtatcatccttagtcacaggtgaggtgttggaagactggagagtggctaacgtggtgccattatttaagaacagtggtaaggaaaagccagggaactatagaccagcgagccgacatcagtgataggcaagttgttggagggaatcccgagaaacaggatttgcatgtatttggaaaggcaaggactaattagggatagtcagcatggctttgtgcttaggAAATCAA
It includes:
- the LOC132807722 gene encoding zinc finger protein 239-like, coding for MGKPWKCGDCGKGFPSPSVLEIHRRVHSGEKPFICSVCGKGFTNSSNLRAHQWVHTGEKPFTCLVCRKGFTHSSALLTHHRVHTGERPFGCSECGKAFRRVSNLRKHERVHTGERPFPCPECGKGFIDSSSLLNHQRIHTGERPFTCSVCGKGFNHMSNLRQHKRVHTGERPFTCPECGKGFTNSSHLLTHQRIHTGERPFTCSKCRKGFTCSSDLQRHQRVHVPSQGN